The nucleotide window TTTGCCGGAATAGACAGCAACGATATGCTTCACTCCTTTCAGCGGCTTTTCATCTACCGGCTTTGGAGCTTCAGTAAACTTCACGGCGATATTGCCCACAATTTCCACCTCTGACCCGATATACGTATGAATTGCCTGTTCGCAAGCCTTAACCAACGATTTGGCAAAAGGGTCGTTTTGTTTCGCGAAGACCAGAGAAAACGAAACTTTGTTTCCTTCTATACGAATATTGTCTTCGACCATATTGCTGCTCACCACATCGACTCCGGTACCCGGATAGCGAACATGAGCAAGCGCTTCAAGAATTAATTTTGGATATAATGTCATGATTATTTACAATTATCCCGAAGCTAATCGGGGTTACAATTTCAAATCTGCTCATGCAGACTGAATTCAAGTTTATATTAATCGGTAAGATTTAATTCACTACGTTTGTTTCTTCCATAGCTGCGATAAGGATCCAGCTCTATTTCAACCTCAGGCTCTTTCCATTCATCTTTGGGATCCAGTTCAAAACAGATATATTTTATCGTAATACCACGAGCCAGCCATTGTTGTTCATAATAGGTTTTAATAGATAAGATCGCGTCATCCAGACGCTGTGCATAAATATCATCGCACAAATCGACTACCTTCAGCTGATTTTCGGCAACAACTGCTTTGGTATAGGTATACATAAAATTGCTGTCCGACTTGAGATGAAGAAGACCTCCCGGTTTCACAATACCGGTATAACAATTTAAAAATCCGGTACTTGTAAGTCTTTTCGTCTTCTTTTTCATTTGAGGATCCGGAAATGTCAACCAAATTTCGCTAACCTCATCCTTATCAAAGAAATAAGGAAGCATTTCAATATTTGTACGGACAAAAGCCACATTCTTCATTCCACAATTGAAAGACTCTTTTGCACCTGTCCAAAGACGAGCTCCCTTTATATCAATGCCAATATAATTTTTATCGGGGAAACGTTTACCCAGCTCTACTGTATATTCGCCTTTGCCACACCCGAGTTCAAGTACTATCGGATTGTCATTGCCGAAAAATTCACGCCAACGACCCTTCATTTCACATTGCTGTCCGGCGCGCAGTTGTTCCGACGGCACCTGAAACACATGTTCAAGTTGTTCTAACTCTCTAAATTTCTGTAATTTGTTTTTCCCCATATTATAATTGCAAAGAGGCACAAAGATACTCAATTTTCGAGCCAAATAAAATGCAAAGAAGATGTTGGCAATGAATAAAGTCAGTATCTTTGTTCTCACTGTTCTAATACAAACGGGAAATGAAAAACAACCTTATTTTTTGCTGCCTAATAACCTTTTTATGCATATCCTGCACAGCAAAACTCCCCTCCGATTACCAATCTATCAACAGAGCTCCATCTCTCTACCCGGATTATACAAATCTTTCAATACCCTGGAACATTGCTCCGCTGAATTTTCTCATAAAGGAACCGGGAGACGACTTTATCTCAGTGGCATATTCCCGGAAAGGAGATAAACTGCAAGTAGATGGTCAGAAAGTAGAATGGAATTTACAAAAATGGCATCAGCTACTCGAAGACAACAAAGGCGATACGTTGTATGTGGATATTTATGTAAAAGGGAACGACAGATGGCACAAATTCTCAACCATCAGAAATTACATTGCCCCCGAGAATATTGATGATTATATTTCCTACCGGTTAATCGAACCCTCGTACACCATTTACGAATATCTTACCATCAATCAGCGGAATCTAACGAACTTTAAGGAAGAGGTTATATACAACAACAGTCTGTTATCCAAGGGAGAAGATGGACAATGCATCAATTGCCACTCGTATCAGAATTATAACAAAACCGGCAAGATGCAATTTCATGTGCGCCAAAACAAAGGAGGAACAGTCATTGTAACCCCTAACGGCATAAAAAAGGTCGACTTAAAGACAGAATATACCATGTCAGGAGGTGTGTACCCGGCATGGCATCCATACAAAAACTTAATTGCTTATTCCGTAAATGATATCAGGCAATATTTCCACGACTACAACAAAGAAAAAGTGGAAGTGATGGACCTAAAATCGGATCTGATACTGTATGATGTAGATAAAAACGAGGTGCGCGAGATCTCTGCCGATCCCAACGAATTAAAAACATTTCCGGCATGGAGCCCCGATGGAAAGTATCTCTACTATGTAGCCGCCCAATATCCTCAAAAATCAACATCCGGGGATACGATAAGAAAAAATTACAAAAAATACTATTACAACATCTACCGAAAGGCATTTAATCCTCAAACATTGGAATTTGGAAACACAGAAATGATTTTCGATGCCGCATCAATTCACAAAAGCGCCACTTTTCCAAGAGTGTCGCCCAATGGCAAGTATCTATTATTTACTTTGGGCGAATATGGCAACTTTCATATATGGCACAAAAGCAGCGATTTATATTTAATTGATTTGAGCAATCGTGGGGTATCACCTATGACGGAGCTAAACAGTCCGGATGTGGACAGTTACCACTCATGGTCGTCCAATGGAAACTGGATTATCTTTAGTTCTCGCCGTGAAGATGGATCATACACCAGACCATACATTGCCTACTTTAAAAACGGCAAGGGGCATAAACCCTTCGTTCTACCACAAAAAGACCCCAATTTTTACACCGCATTATTTAAGTCGTTCAACATCCCCGAATTTATGGTAAAACCGGTAGCTGCAACACAACGCCAACTGATACAGGCCATTGACAAAAAACCTACAAAGGCAACCTTTTACAATCCCAAAAACAAACAAGCCCTGAAAAAAGATACTATTGACGCCAAACACTACTTTAACAAGTAGCCATCTTTGTCAGAAAGGATAAAACTGAGGATTGCTCATCTCTTTTATCGCCACGCACTCGATCTCTATCAACCATCCCGGGCGGCAGACGGGAGCCAGCAGAATCACTTTCGGGATTGACGGATAATGCGCCTGCATATAAGAGTGGACAAATGCATAATCGGCAACATCCCGAAGATAAATAAGAAGATGAGCCACATCCTTCATATCGCACCCTGCCTCTTCTAATAAGACAGAAATATTTTCAAGCACTCTGGCAGTTTGCTTTTCAATATCTCTCAAATATAAAATATCGCCGTTATTGTCGATACTGGCTGTACCTGAAATATACACATGACACCGATCACCGTACAAGACGGCAGTGCCTCGTTCAAAAGTGACTCCATATTCACTCGTAGAGTTGAGATGACTTGATCCTTTCAAATACTGAATTTGCTCCTTCTTCAGTCCCAGAACAGCATAAGCATCCATCAAAACAAGAACCTCGGGATGAATGTGTCTTCCCTCAATGCCAGTACTGGCTATATAATGTGTTTGCAGCGTGAGGTTTTCTTTTTCAAAAAAGGTCTTTCGGGCTGTAACCATGCCCGCATACTGACGATCGACGTCTTTCACAAAAAGCCAGGTTCGAATGCAATTTGACTCCAGGCAGGCATTAAGCTTGTTTAAATATGTTCCATACGCATCAAACACCGATTTTGTTTGTTGCTCTACAGTTCCCGCTTGTTCGTGTAATTGTGCATGAAAAACATGAGAATAGTGAGGCCGCTTCACTAATGTCCCGTTCCCTTGCATTTTCCCTAAACTAACATTTTCTATTCCGCACAACCACAGCACCACCTTCGAGCCCGACAACGGAGGTTGCTGCACCAGAGAAACAGCTTCATCACCTCCTGCTGGCAAGTATTCTGCCT belongs to Paludibacter jiangxiensis and includes:
- the trmB gene encoding tRNA (guanosine(46)-N7)-methyltransferase TrmB: MGKNKLQKFRELEQLEHVFQVPSEQLRAGQQCEMKGRWREFFGNDNPIVLELGCGKGEYTVELGKRFPDKNYIGIDIKGARLWTGAKESFNCGMKNVAFVRTNIEMLPYFFDKDEVSEIWLTFPDPQMKKKTKRLTSTGFLNCYTGIVKPGGLLHLKSDSNFMYTYTKAVVAENQLKVVDLCDDIYAQRLDDAILSIKTYYEQQWLARGITIKYICFELDPKDEWKEPEVEIELDPYRSYGRNKRSELNLTD
- a CDS encoding TolB family protein — its product is MKNNLIFCCLITFLCISCTAKLPSDYQSINRAPSLYPDYTNLSIPWNIAPLNFLIKEPGDDFISVAYSRKGDKLQVDGQKVEWNLQKWHQLLEDNKGDTLYVDIYVKGNDRWHKFSTIRNYIAPENIDDYISYRLIEPSYTIYEYLTINQRNLTNFKEEVIYNNSLLSKGEDGQCINCHSYQNYNKTGKMQFHVRQNKGGTVIVTPNGIKKVDLKTEYTMSGGVYPAWHPYKNLIAYSVNDIRQYFHDYNKEKVEVMDLKSDLILYDVDKNEVREISADPNELKTFPAWSPDGKYLYYVAAQYPQKSTSGDTIRKNYKKYYYNIYRKAFNPQTLEFGNTEMIFDAASIHKSATFPRVSPNGKYLLFTLGEYGNFHIWHKSSDLYLIDLSNRGVSPMTELNSPDVDSYHSWSSNGNWIIFSSRREDGSYTRPYIAYFKNGKGHKPFVLPQKDPNFYTALFKSFNIPEFMVKPVAATQRQLIQAIDKKPTKATFYNPKNKQALKKDTIDAKHYFNK
- a CDS encoding Rid family hydrolase produces the protein MIRYDDLSVKATCSIYRKPNQAAVLHAILELTESAFPAGKQFDCLHLGMSRILSESAFRDVALVWKRYFVSDVANQAEYLPAGGDEAVSLVQQPPLSGSKVVLWLCGIENVSLGKMQGNGTLVKRPHYSHVFHAQLHEQAGTVEQQTKSVFDAYGTYLNKLNACLESNCIRTWLFVKDVDRQYAGMVTARKTFFEKENLTLQTHYIASTGIEGRHIHPEVLVLMDAYAVLGLKKEQIQYLKGSSHLNSTSEYGVTFERGTAVLYGDRCHVYISGTASIDNNGDILYLRDIEKQTARVLENISVLLEEAGCDMKDVAHLLIYLRDVADYAFVHSYMQAHYPSIPKVILLAPVCRPGWLIEIECVAIKEMSNPQFYPF